The following DNA comes from Eleginops maclovinus isolate JMC-PN-2008 ecotype Puerto Natales chromosome 8, JC_Emac_rtc_rv5, whole genome shotgun sequence.
CTCAAAGAGGTGGTGGACAAGCAGAGAGACGAGATCCGAGCCAAGGACCGAGAGCTCACACTGAAGAATGAGGACATAGAAGCAGTAAGGCGGCACACATTGGgctgaaatgttttgttaaagctGCAAAAACATTAATATAGATATGTTCAGCTCTGAGAGATGCACATCGGTTATTTAATTACCTTACATAGCTGCAGGGATTAGGGATCTCTGCCAGCTGTAAGCCTGTGGGCAGATGATCTGTTCGGTCATGCGAGTCGACACACCTGGCAGAGACCTGCACTTCTAATTGGATGAGTCAATCGTTTTAATCAGCTCACATGTGTTGTTTAAACATCCAGTCAAATGAATACTAAACACTCTAAAGtcccagcttctcaaatgtgttaaaaatatgttatgttCGTGTTTCATTCAGAAGAAATATAGTAGCTGggctaataaataaaacaaattcattgaAAATGGGAAACATTGCCTCTTTTATGGCATGATAAAGTCATATTTTATAGGAGAGACTTCACTAAGGCGGCTTTAGTTGAATAATAGGAGCATCCGTTGTGTAGTTTCTGCCTttaacacagaaatgttttgttatgcCAGTTTTGATGAAAGGTGTTTATCCTTCTACCTCTTTAGAAAACCAAATTCAGGGACAGAGCACTTGCACACATAGGACACAGGTGTTTATAAAGTAAAGCTGCCCTAATAGAGcttaaaaagctgttttaggAGTTTTGTTTGAGGGGAGTCTGAGGTTTCCTGTGCATATCTTTATCATGTTCCCATCGGCCCTGTGTCgctatgtgtgtttctgcagctccaGCAACAGCAGTCCCGCCTCATGAAAATCAACCACGACCTGCGCCATAAAATCTCCGTGGTGGAGGCTCAGGGGAAAGCACTGATAGAGCAGAAGGTGGAGCTGGAGGCTGGGGCTCAGGCGCGGGGACAGGAAGTTGGAGCCCTTCGGCAGGAAGTGACACGTTTAAGGGAACGACTTCAAGGAGAACTGCCAGCTCAGAATCCTGAGGAAACACCACCTCAGCCCGCGTCACCAGCAGAGGTAACACAGCACAGGAAAAGCATTTAAAAGAGCTGCAAATGTCagaataaaacctttaaatgacTTTTGGGTAGTCCTAAAAAAAATACCtaatgtctaaaaaaaaagagaggttaTGAAGAGGTAGGACTGCTTTGTAAAACAGTTAATAAAGTGTCTTTTGCTCCAGCGTGGTGGAGCTGCTACAGTGGTGGTGGGGGCAGAGGGCTGGTCAGACAGAGCTGCCCCCTCTGAGCTCTTGTTGGGGGGCTTTGACTCTCCCCTGCCCCCCCTGTATGGCTCCCTCAGCCCAGAGGGTCACGAGGAAGGGGATGAGGAGGACGAGGCAGTGTTGCTTTGGGTAATACAGAAGTGCTAGTTAGCAACCCGGAGTGGTGTGAGTGTCCCGATTCTAACTCCCATCCTGCACTCCCCCCTTCCAGAATGAAACAAGTTTTTCAGTGGAAAACAAGCTAGAAGACTAACATGTGTATGACCCATGAGTGCTGAAACAGCTCAGCATGGGTGTTAAACAACTAACAACCGAGTGTGTGTCAGTAGGATTTGTCGTTCCTCCAGCCAACTGGGTGAGACTTTCTGGACGACCTTTACTAAATATAGCTCACCCCGACAGTTTGGCCTCTAACAGCACTTGAAGTTGTCCTTTAGTGCACCATGATCCCGAAACTCTGAATAGAAATGGTAAAGTCCAACAGAGACGGAATTGCATGATTTTACAGCTCTGTAGGTCACATGTCTTGGGTTCTCCATGtgcttcccttttttatttaatgtaatagTTCTCTGTCTGTGTAGATGAATGACTGACTCCCAAACCGTCAATGAAATCGATTCTTTCAAAACTGTATTTGCATGGGCCTTAACGTTATAGTCAGTAGTAAAGTCTTCATtcaaattcaacacatttttcaacaaaatgtgGCACagtttctggattttcttttccaaaACCTTTCCATTAATCACTGTTAGGTAAATATTAGGAGTTGGTTCATCAAGAGGAACACTAACTTTACCATAAACTATtgcaaaacaagatacattttttcccaggtttttttgccatttgtcagacatttttcacatatttttccatttatccaattgcattatttttaatatttagtcTTTTTCATAGCAAATTAGCTGCTTAGCTGCAGCACATTAAAGAGCATATACAAATACCTGAGTCTGGTTACACTTCTGCATCTGCCCAAGATATGTAGTGTGTTTACTTTGCTAACTCCAGCCAGACGAGAGGGAAATGGGATATATCTGATATTTTCCaaacaaattaattaattaaaaatgcataattgtaagttattttaattatggtttgtgttttttgctcAATGCATGAGTGACTTTTGTCAGCTGCATGTATTGTGGAAGTCCTTTAGGTTAAGTGTGATGCTGAATGTAACCCGAGTGctgcatttaaacaaacaaacagagcgTTAGCTTAAAAGGAGGAGGGAAGGGCGAACAAATGTATTGGAACAAGGTCTGATTTCTGACTTAGAGTTCAACGTTTGCCACCAGGAGGCGATGTGCGATGAGGACATGCCTGCTGTGTTCCAATATTTTACAAAGGTATCCTCACTTCCTACCCGCCTttgttccttccttccttccttcctttcttcctttttgtgGGTTTGTTTCCTCCCTGTGATGCATTTGTCTGTCTACAGGAGGCGCTGTGTGAGGACGAGACGGGAGGTTTGGACCCAAAGGACCCTAACAGGCCCCGGTTTACCCTGCAGGAGCTGAGGGATGTCCTCCACGAGAGGAACGAGCTCAAAGCCAAAGTgttcctgctgcaggaggagctggccTACTACAAAAGGTATTCACATGCACCGATATGTCTATCTGAGGAGATTCACTGTAATTATCGCATACTTAGTTCTGTCAATGATCATTAATCTTCCTTTGCAGTGAGGAGACAGAAGACGAGATTGTTACTCCTTCTTCGTCTCCTTCTCCTGAACTGAGGAGTCGCTCTTCAGCCCAGCCAGAGTCAGGAATCAAACGCCTGTATGTTTCAATCCTATATCACACTCACTCAGATACACAGGCTCCTGAGATCATTCGCACAAACTACCTTCCTTAACTTTGAGAATAGGAAACTCAGGTGGCTCTGCATGCGCTGAGTTAAGGCTTAATTCAAATGATCCCTGCATGCTGAAGCAACTACAAATAaccttttaaagaaatatgcaGGTAAATCTTGTTTCAAACTCACGAGAAATAAACCCTGGTTTCCTCAGCAGCAAGACAATAATGTGGGACTTTTTCAAATGGAAActataacaacaacattttttcagtttcaacTAAAATAATATCCTTCCGCGGCTTTAACCGGGAACAGCTCGTACTGTACCTGCACCCCGCTTCCTGTGTTTGCTTGGCCTGTATAAACAAACGGGAGATAACAGAGCATGTATCTCAGATGTGTCAAATTCTGCTTCAGCATGCTGCTCTGGTTCATGCCATATTTCTGAGGTTTCTGTAAATGACAACACAGGACATAATCttgttaagaaaaatgtaaccaCTGTGCTCTGATAAGTCACTGTAAAGGGGACATATGAAACATAGAAACACTATAAAACCTTGTAGAAAAACGTGTTCTATATTTAACAATCAAATTATACTTCAGAAAGACTTAAAAATGAGCACATTAAGGCTGCATGaatttcattgtttgtttctttttttaaattgattatttgtttagttttaaagtttcacaaaatagaataaaatgtcaGTCATAATATCCCAGAGCTCCTATTCAAGTCACATTTTCAAGTAAGTTGTTTTATCTGAGTATTATTCCCCAAAAACATTGACTCATTTCTAGCTTTAAGGACTCGTCCATTATGTGAGACCAACTAATCACATGACTGATCATGTATATATTATAGGATATTAAGGAAGTGATTTCAGAAGATAATGCTTCCAACAGTTTTGTGTGCAGCGAgcaatttatttagtttaaatcaTTTTACTTCAATTGATCAGAATGTGCAAAAAGTGTGCTTGGCTTTCCCTACCAGCTTTTTCAGACACTGTGTGTGCACGGTTAATGATTAGCATGCTGCGGGCTGCACCTTATACCCTCACAAAATCACTGTTGCAATCTATTTCTATTTACACTAAAATGAACTAAAGCCCGACCCCTTTCGTTTTATACATGAGGCttgggtcagaggtcaaaggttgATGTGGTCCCTGTCTCCCCCTAttcgtccccccccccctctctatctctcttcctgtttgtgactgtgtgtcctctgtgtaaCAGGATCTTCACAGCCATAATGCCGATGGTGGCGGCTGGTTTGATCCCAGATGACCCCACTTTACAGCCAATCAGACGTCTCATGTCGCTTGTATGACTCTATATTTGATTGGCTTCAGAGAATAACTAGGCTCCCTCCCTTTGCATGTGCCGGCTCTTCCTTCACCTTTGTAgtattctgattggctgattgtGGGGCTGTCTTTTTATCCTTGTCCATTGGGATCATAGAAATCAGCCAGTCAGAATGTACATGTAGTCTGTCGTTGTCACGTCTTCCCCCCTCACTGACCGCAGTAACATGTCTGCACCTTTACACTTATACAAATAATACTGTCTAAAACTAAAGCGTTTTTAGCTCTTTTTGCAATAGTTAGTGATTAAACAACTTGTTACAGAAACTGAACTCTTCATGTTTTATTCTACAATAATCTTTAACATGTTTGTGTTATAGATTACGAaaaaaggtattaaaacatAACTtggttagcattagcattacatttaatacataaatattatCTGTTCAAATAAATGGGAGAGGAACTTGATATATTTTGATCTGGATATTTTATTATGTTCTTTTGTTTAATATAGACTTTAAAGAAACTTTAAAGAATGTCGGGTACAAGTAACAAGCAAAACGTATTTTGTCATACTTCCATTTTCattagttcatttatttttaagatttaTTTGGAATATGTAATATTATAACCAATATAATGTTATAGAAAAACATGTTCAGATaacaaaatgtctgttttgatGATGAATCAAATGGAAATTGATGAAATTCTGGAAGTTCTATTAGGGTTTGGCTTTGCTTCTTGCTTCATCAAGTACTCAATTTTGTTGCAGTATATTGTAACAGGTTAAGGATCTGTATTcgtcttttgtacattttctggCTATAAatatagagaaagaaagaaagaaggaaggatAAAACAACATTGCTGCAGGAAGCTCTGGGATTTATAGGAATTGTGGAGCCGATACATCTAATCAGTTTTTAGCAGTTATACCAATTAATCACATTTAATTTCCCCAAGAATAATAGTTTGAAATGCTATAACTGCTAACACTGCTTTACAAATGACTGATATTCACTGCACACATTTACTCTGAACCAGACTCACTGGCACATCATCACACTGAagcctctgcctcctcttcctctcgtttACAGGTTTAGTTTCTTCTCCCGTGACAAGCAGCGTAACCTGCAGCGCAGCGGGCAGTTTGACGGCAGCTTCGGGTCATGGGCGGGGAAGGAGGACGTGTACACAGAACAAGCGCAGGAGGCGTTACAGCACCTGTAGGGACCCGGGACTGGACAATCCCAAAAACTCTTTACACTCTATGTCCATCACCCGAGGCCGGCTTTGAAGCATAGATTGCACCAAAACCACGATCAGTGACCCGCACTGTGACTGAAAGTACCCTGAGCTTGAGGTGAGACACAAAGAAGATTCAACTTGAATTATGATACAGCTTggatatacatttatttaaacacctGGAAATACTATATATACTGTGTCTCCATACTGTTATCTCAATGAGGGATGGCACATACCAACTTTTAGCATTTTAGAAATAATGTCAGTGTTTTACAGAAGCAGATTTAAGTGATCCGTAGAGGGTAAACTCAAGTTGTAGGAAGCAGAGTGGAAAGTTGGTTCAAGATATGTTGGTGGCTGAAACTTATGACACAGATGAAGGCGTGCTGCATATTTTCTGTCTAAAAATCATGAATTGAAATGTTGGAGTGTTTGTACAATGGCTCATAAAAACCATTGTAGgtgaaaacaaataacagggccgggggagggggggtaacTCAAAATTTCGGATATTCAAGACGTACATTTGTACAATACAACTCAGACATACTCTGAGATTGCAATGTCACATTTATTAGAAAATTAAGTCAAAATGTTATGGGGAAAAAAACTtgaatattctttaaaatgatgataCATTTGCTAGATAAAATATATGCAGCCCCCATgcagtacattttcttttctttttttacctaCAATGACCCTAATACGCTTTGGTatacttattatttatgaaacatGAGGGTTTTAGTGTTTATTACAATCCCCATAGAGTAAAGAAAACGCACATCACTGCAATTTTCTCGAAAGGAAAGCACTCCTTTTGTTTTCGattaatttatttgaattttctcTTCCTTGTTCACCAGAGCAGCTCATCAGATCACCAGCACTTTCAGCAGATTCAAACAAACTGCAGCTCTACAAGCTAAAGAGAGCGGGGCTTTGTGTGTCAAATGTTGCATAGAATCACAATATGAAGATgtgtacagaaaatatatttatagagAACACTAACAAGtgctttttctttgtaaaaagcTATATTATTTAGAACATATACCATGCTACATGCAGTAAATGCAAGTATGGAAGCACATTTCTGCCAAGAAAAGAACGAACTACATAAAGGGTTTGTTGCgataaattaaaatactcatGTTGAGTCGAAACAATAAGATACTGAGACAAAATTTAGACTCTAAATAC
Coding sequences within:
- the rilpl1 gene encoding RILP-like protein 1 isoform X3, which gives rise to MEDSGSALEKNVADLTVMDVYDIAAVVGQEFERIIDQYGCEALSRLMPKVVRVLEILEVMVSRNCISPETEELRLELDKLRLERMDRQEKEKKHRKELELVEDVWRGEAQDLLTQIAQLQEENQSLLTNMSNKDPMSEEDLQRHEGMTERERQVMKKLKEVVDKQRDEIRAKDRELTLKNEDIEALQQQQSRLMKINHDLRHKISVVEAQGKALIEQKVELEAGAQARGQEVGALRQEVTRLRERLQGELPAQNPEETPPQPASPAERGGAATVVVGAEGWSDRAAPSELLLGGFDSPLPPLYGSLSPEGHEEGDEEDEAVLLWEALCEDETGGLDPKDPNRPRFTLQELRDVLHERNELKAKVFLLQEELAYYKSEETEDEIVTPSSSPSPELRSRSSAQPESGIKRLFSFFSRDKQRNLQRSGQFDGSFGSWAGKEDVYTEQAQEALQHL
- the rilpl1 gene encoding RILP-like protein 1 isoform X2; the protein is MEDSGSALEKNVADLTVMDVYDIAAVVGQEFERIIDQYGCEALSRLMPKVVRVLEILEVMVSRNCISPETEELRLELDKLRLERMDRQEKEKKHRKELELVEDVWRGEAQDLLTQIAQLQEENQSLLTNMSNKDPMSEEDLQRHEGMTERERQVMKKLKEVVDKQRDEIRAKDRELTLKNEDIEALQQQQSRLMKINHDLRHKISVVEAQGKALIEQKVELEAGAQARGQEVGALRQEVTRLRERLQGELPAQNPEETPPQPASPAERGGAATVVVGAEGWSDRAAPSELLLGGFDSPLPPLYGSLSPEGHEEGDEEDEAVLLWEAMCDEDMPAVFQYFTKEALCEDETGGLDPKDPNRPRFTLQELRDVLHERNELKAKVFLLQEELAYYKSEETEDEIVTPSSSPSPELRSRSSAQPESGIKRLIFTAIMPMVAAGLIPDDPTLQPIRRLMSLV
- the rilpl1 gene encoding RILP-like protein 1 isoform X4, yielding MEDSGSALEKNVADLTVMDVYDIAAVVGQEFERIIDQYGCEALSRLMPKVVRVLEILEVMVSRNCISPETEELRLELDKLRLERMDRQEKEKKHRKELELVEDVWRGEAQDLLTQIAQLQEENQSLLTNMSNKDPMSEEDLQRHEGMTERERQVMKKLKEVVDKQRDEIRAKDRELTLKNEDIEALQQQQSRLMKINHDLRHKISVVEAQGKALIEQKVELEAGAQARGQEVGALRQEVTRLRERLQGELPAQNPEETPPQPASPAEEALCEDETGGLDPKDPNRPRFTLQELRDVLHERNELKAKVFLLQEELAYYKSEETEDEIVTPSSSPSPELRSRSSAQPESGIKRLFSFFSRDKQRNLQRSGQFDGSFGSWAGKEDVYTEQAQEALQHL
- the rilpl1 gene encoding RILP-like protein 1 isoform X1, with protein sequence MEDSGSALEKNVADLTVMDVYDIAAVVGQEFERIIDQYGCEALSRLMPKVVRVLEILEVMVSRNCISPETEELRLELDKLRLERMDRQEKEKKHRKELELVEDVWRGEAQDLLTQIAQLQEENQSLLTNMSNKDPMSEEDLQRHEGMTERERQVMKKLKEVVDKQRDEIRAKDRELTLKNEDIEALQQQQSRLMKINHDLRHKISVVEAQGKALIEQKVELEAGAQARGQEVGALRQEVTRLRERLQGELPAQNPEETPPQPASPAERGGAATVVVGAEGWSDRAAPSELLLGGFDSPLPPLYGSLSPEGHEEGDEEDEAVLLWEAMCDEDMPAVFQYFTKEALCEDETGGLDPKDPNRPRFTLQELRDVLHERNELKAKVFLLQEELAYYKSEETEDEIVTPSSSPSPELRSRSSAQPESGIKRLFSFFSRDKQRNLQRSGQFDGSFGSWAGKEDVYTEQAQEALQHL
- the rilpl1 gene encoding RILP-like protein 1 isoform X5 encodes the protein MEDSGSALEKNVADLTVMDVYDIAAVVGQEFERIIDQYGCEALSRLMPKVVRVLEILEVMVSRNCISPETEELRLELDKLRLERMDRQEKEKKHRKELELVEDVWRGEAQDLLTQIAQLQEENQSLLTNMSNKDPMSEEDLQRHEGMTERERQVMKKLKEVVDKQRDEIRAKDRELTLKNEDIEALQQQQSRLMKINHDLRHKISVVEAQGKALIEQKVELEAGAQARGQEVGALRQEVTRLRERLQGELPAQNPEETPPQPASPAEEALCEDETGGLDPKDPNRPRFTLQELRDVLHERNELKAKVFLLQEELAYYKSEETEDEIVTPSSSPSPELRSRSSAQPESGIKRLIFTAIMPMVAAGLIPDDPTLQPIRRLMSLV